From the genome of Rhizobium binae, one region includes:
- a CDS encoding ABC transporter permease: MKSSRNALAYRLAPQLIALVVILLLNFITSPQFFNVVVQNGRLYGSLIDVLNRGAPVALLAIGMTLVIATKGIDLSVGAVIAICGAVAASSIVSGNSVAYTIFLTLAIGLACGVWNGFLVAILNIQPIIATLVLMVAGRGIAQLITEGAILTFNDDGLIFFGSGSLALLPMPVVIWMLVGLLVILLVRRTALGMLLEAVGINRRASTLSGIQTPVLLMAVYMLSGLCASIAGIIVAADIKGADANNAGLWLELDAILAVVVGGNSLLGGRFSIVGSLIGAMIIQAVNTGILSSGFPPEFNLIIKAVIIIVILVIQSPAVQSLAIFASRRQGGRE, from the coding sequence ATGAAGTCCTCTCGCAATGCGCTGGCCTATCGCCTGGCGCCGCAATTGATCGCGCTCGTTGTCATTCTTCTGTTGAATTTCATAACGTCGCCGCAATTTTTTAATGTCGTTGTTCAAAATGGTCGTCTCTATGGCAGTCTGATCGACGTGCTCAATCGCGGCGCGCCGGTGGCTTTGTTGGCGATCGGCATGACGCTGGTGATTGCCACCAAGGGCATCGACCTTTCGGTCGGCGCGGTCATCGCCATTTGCGGCGCCGTCGCAGCGTCGTCAATTGTCTCTGGAAATTCAGTCGCTTATACCATTTTCCTGACGTTGGCGATTGGGCTTGCCTGCGGCGTCTGGAACGGTTTCCTGGTGGCTATCCTCAACATCCAGCCGATCATCGCCACGCTGGTGCTGATGGTCGCCGGCCGCGGCATCGCCCAGCTCATCACCGAGGGCGCCATCCTGACGTTCAACGATGACGGCCTGATCTTCTTCGGCAGCGGCTCCTTGGCGCTCCTGCCGATGCCGGTCGTCATCTGGATGCTCGTCGGCCTGCTCGTCATCCTGCTCGTTCGCCGCACGGCGCTCGGCATGCTGCTCGAGGCGGTCGGGATCAACCGCCGCGCCAGCACCCTCTCCGGCATTCAAACACCGGTGTTGCTGATGGCGGTCTATATGCTGAGCGGGCTTTGCGCCTCGATCGCGGGGATTATCGTCGCGGCCGACATCAAGGGCGCTGACGCCAACAATGCCGGTCTTTGGCTGGAGCTCGATGCCATCCTCGCCGTCGTCGTCGGCGGCAACTCGCTTCTTGGCGGAAGATTCAGCATCGTCGGGTCGCTGATCGGCGCAATGATCATCCAGGCGGTCAACACCGGCATCCTGTCCTCCGGATTTCCGCCTGAGTTCAACCTGATCATCAAGGCGGTCATCATCATCGTGATCCTTGTCATCCAGTCGCCGGCGGTGCAATCGCTCGCCATCTTCGCCAGCCGTCGGCAGGGCGGAAGGGAGTAG
- the yjfF gene encoding galactofuranose ABC transporter, permease protein YjfF, with translation MNSKYLPLLATIVIFVLAYAGCTLQYPNMLSTRVIGNLLTDNAFLGIAAVGMTFVIISGGIDLSIGSIIAFTGVFLAVILQNTSIHPLLAFALVLVITTAFGAVMGAIIHYLEMPAFIVTLAGMFLARGIAFVLSIDSIPINHDYYSTLTSLYWRLPGGGRLTLIGAVMLLVFAAGIFIAHRTRFGTNVYALGGGPQTARLMGVPVGRTTIQIYALSGFLAGLSGIVFSLYTSAGYSLAAVGVELDAIAAVVIGGTLLTGGAGFVAGTLIGILIQGLIQTYITFDGTLSSWWTKILIGLLLFAFILMQKAILFLSSLNKRYA, from the coding sequence ATGAACTCCAAATATCTGCCGCTGCTTGCGACCATCGTCATCTTCGTGCTGGCTTATGCCGGCTGCACGCTGCAATATCCCAACATGCTGTCGACGCGCGTCATCGGCAATCTTCTGACGGACAATGCGTTCCTCGGCATTGCCGCAGTCGGCATGACTTTCGTCATCATCTCCGGCGGCATCGATCTGTCGATCGGTTCGATCATCGCCTTCACCGGTGTCTTCCTCGCCGTCATTCTGCAGAACACCTCGATCCATCCGCTGCTTGCCTTTGCGCTGGTCCTCGTCATCACCACCGCCTTCGGCGCCGTCATGGGCGCCATCATCCACTATCTCGAAATGCCGGCCTTCATTGTCACGCTTGCCGGCATGTTCCTGGCGCGCGGTATCGCCTTCGTGCTCTCGATCGACAGTATTCCGATCAACCACGACTATTATTCGACGCTGACGAGCCTCTATTGGCGCCTGCCCGGAGGCGGACGGCTGACGCTGATCGGCGCCGTCATGCTTCTGGTCTTTGCCGCCGGCATTTTCATCGCCCACCGCACCCGCTTTGGCACCAACGTCTATGCACTCGGCGGCGGGCCGCAGACCGCGCGGCTGATGGGCGTGCCGGTCGGCCGCACGACGATACAGATCTACGCATTGTCGGGTTTTCTCGCCGGTCTATCCGGAATCGTTTTTTCGCTGTACACATCTGCCGGATATTCTCTGGCTGCGGTGGGCGTCGAACTTGACGCCATCGCTGCAGTGGTCATTGGGGGGACGCTGCTGACCGGAGGAGCGGGCTTCGTGGCGGGAACCTTGATCGGGATTCTGATCCAGGGACTCATTCAGACCTACATCACCTTCGACGGTACGCTGTCGAGCTGGTGGACGAAGATTCTGATTGGCCTGCTGCTATTTGCATTTATTCTGATGCAGAAGGCGATCCTGTTCCTTTCCAGCCTGAACAAGAGGTATGCCTGA
- a CDS encoding FadR/GntR family transcriptional regulator, with product MRNKFIEARKTGRRTRTSHAQVVDELGKAIVAGTYPVGSILPGDTELAQRFKVSRTVLRETMKTLAAKGMVVAKARVGTRVTEKTLWNMFDSEIIAWHFDNGVTEEFLLQLYDIRLAVEPFAAGLVAERASTEEIETLRELAQEMAASGHTADSLALADLRFHLAIAEASHNPFMRTLGSLIEAALVGMFRISTPPSENGFANIADTHMRIVDAIVSGDSAAARRAMEVVIVDGRDHVHEAFAAHGSPVVLGPISPAI from the coding sequence TTGCGCAACAAATTCATCGAGGCACGCAAGACAGGGCGCCGAACCCGGACGAGCCATGCACAGGTGGTCGACGAGCTCGGCAAGGCAATTGTCGCCGGCACCTATCCGGTCGGCTCGATCCTGCCGGGCGATACGGAACTGGCGCAACGCTTCAAGGTGTCGCGCACCGTCCTGCGTGAAACGATGAAGACGCTCGCAGCCAAGGGCATGGTTGTCGCGAAGGCGCGGGTCGGCACGCGCGTGACCGAGAAAACCCTCTGGAACATGTTCGACAGCGAAATCATCGCCTGGCACTTCGACAACGGCGTGACGGAAGAATTCCTGCTGCAGCTTTACGATATCCGCCTGGCCGTCGAACCCTTCGCCGCCGGTCTGGTCGCCGAGCGCGCCAGCACCGAGGAAATCGAGACGCTTCGCGAACTGGCGCAGGAAATGGCGGCGAGCGGGCATACGGCCGACAGCCTGGCGCTCGCTGACCTGCGCTTTCACCTGGCGATCGCCGAAGCCTCGCACAATCCCTTCATGCGCACCCTCGGCAGCCTTATCGAAGCTGCCCTGGTCGGCATGTTCCGAATCAGCACGCCGCCCTCCGAAAACGGGTTCGCCAATATCGCCGATACCCACATGCGCATCGTCGATGCCATCGTTTCCGGCGACAGCGCCGCGGCGCGGCGTGCGATGGAAGTCGTCATCGTGGACGGCCGCGATCACGTGCACGAGGCCTTCGCGGCGCACGGCTCGCCTGTTGTCTTGGGGCCGATTTCGCCCGCAATCTAG
- the glmU gene encoding bifunctional UDP-N-acetylglucosamine diphosphorylase/glucosamine-1-phosphate N-acetyltransferase GlmU, translating into MERTCLAVILAAGDSTRMKSSKSKVLHPVAGRPMIAHVVEAVASAGISSVALVVGRNAEEVAKAASIDGVGIEAYLQQERLGTGHAVLAAREAIARGYDDVLVTYGDVPLQTDGPLKAARQGLAEGSDVVVIGFHTDRPTGYGRLLVTDGELIAIREEKDATDAERTVTWCNSGLMAINGRKALDLLSRIGNANAKGEFYLTDLVEIARSLGGRVTAVDAPEIEMTGCNNRAELAVIERFWQERRRREMMLAGVTMIAPETVFLSYDTVIGQDALIEPNVVFGPGAVIDSGAVIHAFSHIEGAHVSEGATVGPFARLRPGADLANGSKVGNFCEIKNGRIGEGAKVNHLTYIGDAVVGAGSNIGAGTITCNYDGVNKSETVIGENAFIGSNSSLVAPVTIGDGAYIASGSVITANVPADALALGRARQEIKPGRATLLRERALAIKAAKKAKG; encoded by the coding sequence ATGGAACGAACTTGTCTTGCCGTCATCCTTGCCGCCGGTGACAGCACGCGGATGAAATCCTCGAAATCGAAAGTGCTGCATCCGGTCGCCGGACGGCCGATGATCGCCCATGTGGTCGAGGCGGTCGCCTCTGCCGGCATCTCCTCCGTTGCCCTCGTCGTCGGCCGCAACGCCGAGGAGGTGGCAAAGGCGGCAAGCATCGACGGTGTCGGCATCGAAGCCTATCTGCAGCAGGAGCGCCTTGGCACTGGTCATGCGGTGCTGGCGGCGCGCGAGGCGATCGCCAGGGGCTATGACGATGTCCTCGTCACCTATGGTGACGTGCCGCTGCAGACCGACGGACCGCTCAAGGCCGCTCGCCAGGGACTGGCCGAAGGCAGTGATGTCGTCGTCATCGGTTTCCACACCGACCGCCCGACCGGCTATGGCCGCCTGCTCGTCACGGACGGCGAACTCATCGCCATCCGCGAGGAGAAGGACGCCACCGACGCCGAACGTACTGTGACTTGGTGCAACAGCGGACTGATGGCGATCAACGGTCGCAAGGCGCTCGATCTTCTCTCACGCATCGGCAATGCCAATGCCAAGGGTGAATTCTATCTGACCGATCTCGTCGAGATCGCCCGTTCGCTCGGCGGCCGCGTCACCGCCGTCGACGCTCCTGAAATCGAGATGACCGGCTGCAACAATCGCGCCGAACTTGCCGTCATCGAACGCTTTTGGCAGGAGCGTCGCCGCCGTGAGATGATGCTGGCCGGCGTTACGATGATCGCGCCGGAAACGGTGTTTCTCTCCTACGACACGGTCATCGGCCAGGACGCGCTGATTGAGCCGAACGTCGTCTTCGGCCCCGGTGCGGTGATCGACAGCGGCGCCGTCATTCATGCCTTCTCCCATATCGAAGGCGCCCATGTCAGCGAAGGCGCAACCGTCGGGCCCTTCGCGCGGCTGCGGCCGGGTGCCGATCTCGCCAACGGTTCGAAGGTCGGCAATTTCTGCGAGATCAAGAACGGCCGGATCGGCGAGGGCGCCAAGGTCAACCATCTGACTTATATCGGCGATGCTGTTGTCGGTGCCGGCAGCAACATCGGCGCCGGCACGATCACCTGCAATTATGACGGCGTCAACAAGAGCGAAACGGTCATCGGGGAAAACGCCTTCATCGGCTCCAACTCCTCGCTGGTGGCGCCGGTGACGATCGGCGACGGCGCCTATATCGCCTCGGGCAGCGTCATAACAGCCAACGTGCCGGCCGATGCGCTGGCGCTCGGCCGCGCCCGTCAGGAGATCAAGCCCGGCCGCGCAACGCTGCTGCGTGAACGCGCGCTCGCGATCAAGGCTGCAAAGAAGGCGAAGGGCTGA
- the glmS gene encoding glutamine--fructose-6-phosphate transaminase (isomerizing), whose amino-acid sequence MCGIVGIVGTQPVAGRLVDALKRLEYRGYDSAGVATIHEGMMDRRRAEGKLFNLEKRLDAEPLPGTVGIAHTRWATHGVPNETNAHPHFVEGVAVVHNGIIENFSELRDELTGEGAVFDTQTDTEVVAQLMAKYLREGLEPRAAMLKMLNRVTGAYALAVMLKADPGTIMAARSGPPLAVGYGRGEMFLGSDAIALSPFTNEITYLADGDFAVITRDGVAVLDFAGKPVKRARQISQATAYVVDKGNHRHFMEKEIYEQPEVISHALSHYVDFAENTIGPNAAAIDFKAATGLAISACGTAYLAGLVGKYWFERYARLPVEIDVASEFRYREMPLSSSQAALFISQSGETADTLASLRYCRDNGLKIGAVVNVRESTIARESDAVFPIMAGPEIGVASTKAFTCQLAVLASLAIGAGKARGTVSAEEERALVRHLAEMPRIMSRVLNLIQPQMESLSRELSKCKDVLYLGRGTSFPLAMEGALKLKEISYIHAEGYAAGELKHGPIALIDENMPVIVIAPYDRFFEKTVSNMQEVAARGGRIIFITDEAGAAASKLPTMATITLPVVDEIIAPMIFSLPIQLLAYHTAVFMGTDVDQPRNLAKSVTVE is encoded by the coding sequence ATGTGCGGCATTGTCGGGATCGTCGGAACTCAGCCTGTTGCCGGGCGCCTGGTGGATGCACTGAAGCGTCTCGAATATCGCGGTTACGATTCCGCCGGTGTCGCCACCATCCATGAGGGGATGATGGATCGCCGTCGCGCCGAGGGAAAGCTTTTTAACCTTGAAAAGCGCCTCGATGCGGAGCCGTTGCCCGGCACCGTCGGCATTGCCCATACACGCTGGGCAACGCACGGAGTTCCCAATGAGACCAATGCTCATCCGCACTTTGTTGAAGGGGTTGCCGTCGTCCATAACGGCATTATCGAGAATTTCTCCGAGCTTCGCGATGAATTGACTGGAGAAGGGGCGGTCTTCGATACCCAGACCGATACGGAAGTCGTCGCCCAGTTGATGGCGAAATATCTGCGCGAGGGCCTGGAGCCGCGTGCGGCCATGCTGAAGATGCTGAACCGGGTGACCGGCGCCTATGCGCTGGCCGTCATGCTCAAGGCCGATCCCGGCACGATCATGGCCGCACGTTCCGGCCCGCCGCTGGCCGTCGGTTATGGCCGCGGCGAGATGTTCCTCGGATCGGACGCGATCGCACTTTCGCCCTTCACCAATGAGATCACCTATCTGGCCGATGGCGATTTCGCCGTCATCACTCGCGACGGCGTCGCCGTCCTCGATTTCGCCGGCAAGCCGGTCAAACGCGCCCGCCAGATCTCGCAGGCGACCGCCTATGTGGTCGACAAGGGTAATCACCGCCATTTCATGGAAAAGGAAATCTACGAGCAGCCGGAGGTGATCTCACACGCCCTCAGCCACTACGTCGATTTCGCCGAGAACACGATCGGCCCCAATGCCGCCGCAATCGATTTCAAGGCGGCGACCGGTCTTGCGATTTCGGCCTGCGGCACTGCCTATCTCGCCGGCCTTGTCGGCAAATACTGGTTCGAGCGTTATGCCCGGCTGCCCGTTGAGATCGACGTCGCCTCCGAATTCCGCTATCGCGAGATGCCGCTGTCGTCCTCGCAGGCCGCGCTCTTCATCTCCCAGTCCGGCGAGACCGCCGATACGCTGGCATCGCTGCGTTATTGCCGCGATAATGGCCTGAAGATCGGCGCCGTCGTCAATGTCCGCGAATCGACGATTGCCCGCGAATCCGACGCCGTCTTTCCGATCATGGCCGGGCCCGAAATCGGCGTTGCCTCGACCAAGGCCTTCACCTGCCAGCTTGCAGTGCTGGCATCGCTGGCAATCGGCGCCGGCAAGGCGCGCGGTACGGTGAGCGCCGAGGAGGAGAGGGCGCTGGTGCGTCATCTCGCCGAAATGCCGCGGATCATGAGCCGAGTGCTGAACCTGATCCAGCCGCAGATGGAAAGCCTGTCGCGCGAATTGTCGAAGTGCAAGGACGTGCTCTATCTCGGCCGCGGCACCAGTTTCCCGCTCGCCATGGAAGGCGCGCTGAAACTCAAGGAAATTTCCTATATCCACGCCGAAGGCTATGCTGCCGGCGAGCTGAAGCACGGGCCGATCGCGCTGATCGACGAGAACATGCCTGTCATCGTCATCGCCCCCTACGACCGCTTCTTCGAAAAGACGGTCTCGAACATGCAGGAGGTCGCAGCCCGCGGCGGCCGGATCATCTTCATCACCGACGAAGCGGGTGCGGCGGCCTCGAAACTGCCGACCATGGCAACCATCACCCTGCCTGTCGTCGATGAAATCATTGCCCCGATGATCTTCTCGCTGCCAATCCAGTTGCTCGCCTATCACACCGCCGTGTTCATGGGCACCGACGTCGACCAGCCCCGCAACCTGGCGAAATCCGTGACTGTGGAGTAA
- a CDS encoding DUF502 domain-containing protein: MTDNAPRMPVATRLRNNFLAGLIICAPIAITIWLTWTFIHWSDSWVRPYIPARWNPESYLNFAIPGFGLLIAVVLITVVGFLGKNLIGQSIVRFGESIVHRMPLVRTIYRSVKQIFETVLKEQSNSFKKVGLIEYPGPGLWALVFVATDAKGEIASKFNAMGQDMVAVFLPPTPVPTAGFLIFVPREKIVMLDMSPEDAAKFLISGGLVAPGHTPSEPKQKHLPRPKPVAVSKAD; the protein is encoded by the coding sequence ATGACCGACAATGCCCCCAGAATGCCCGTGGCGACACGGTTGCGGAATAATTTCCTCGCAGGGCTGATCATCTGCGCGCCGATCGCCATCACCATCTGGTTGACCTGGACCTTCATCCATTGGTCGGACAGCTGGGTCAGGCCCTATATTCCGGCGCGCTGGAACCCGGAAAGCTATCTGAACTTCGCCATTCCCGGCTTCGGCTTGTTGATTGCTGTCGTGCTGATCACCGTCGTCGGCTTTCTCGGCAAGAACCTGATCGGCCAGAGCATCGTCCGGTTCGGCGAATCGATCGTTCATCGCATGCCGTTGGTGCGCACGATCTATAGAAGCGTGAAGCAGATTTTCGAAACGGTGCTGAAGGAACAGTCGAACTCCTTCAAGAAGGTCGGCCTCATCGAATATCCGGGTCCCGGCCTTTGGGCGCTGGTCTTCGTCGCCACCGACGCCAAGGGCGAGATCGCCTCGAAGTTCAATGCCATGGGCCAGGACATGGTGGCCGTCTTCCTGCCGCCGACGCCGGTGCCGACGGCCGGCTTCCTGATCTTCGTGCCTCGTGAAAAGATCGTCATGCTCGACATGAGCCCCGAGGACGCCGCAAAATTCCTTATATCAGGCGGGCTCGTGGCGCCCGGGCACACGCCATCAGAGCCGAAACAGAAGCATTTGCCGCGGCCGAAGCCGGTGGCGGTTTCGAAGGCGGACTAA
- the recG gene encoding ATP-dependent DNA helicase RecG gives MRPAILDPLFSPISGLPGVGPKIAELLVKLLGRETAEDCRVIDLLFHAPFSLIDRRNQPGIALAPQGGIVTITARVDRHQVPPRGKSNIPYRVFLHDETGELTLVFFRGQAAWLEKQLPLDAEVTVSGKVDWFNGRASMVHPDYIVKAEEAESLPLVEPIYPLTAGLSPKTLRKIIDAALPRFPELPEWIDLTLTQRQGLPSIRDSFHMLHEPRDPSDVDPQAPARRRLAYDEFLAGQLSLSLVRQRLRKLAGQPVHATGAVSSKIMKALPFSLTSSQNDAIAEILKDMAGHERMLRLLQGDVGAGKTLVALMSMAAVIESGGQAVLMAPTEILARQHHATIAKFAACAGLGIEVLTGRTKGREREEILERIASGAAQIVIGTHALFQDSVNYAKLMLAVVDEQHRFGVHQRLRLTAKGISPHMLVMTATPIPRTLVLAAFGDMDVSKLTEKPAGRKPIQTITVPMERTGEIVGRLQSALAEGKKAYWICPLVEESDELELMSAEERHATLVSSLGPDIGLIHGRMSGAEKDAAMMAFKNGETRLLVATTVVEVGVDVPDATIMVIEHAERFGLAQLHQLRGRVGRGDQASTCILLYKGPLGETGHARLSIMRETEDGFRIAEEDLKLRGEGELLGTRQSGTPGFRIASLEAHADLLEIARKDAAYLIERDPELTSERGQAIRTLLYLFRRDEAIRFLRAG, from the coding sequence ATGCGCCCCGCCATTCTCGATCCGCTGTTTTCTCCCATTTCGGGCCTCCCGGGCGTCGGCCCGAAGATCGCCGAATTGCTGGTCAAGCTGCTCGGGCGCGAGACGGCGGAGGATTGCCGGGTCATCGATCTTCTTTTCCATGCGCCCTTCTCGCTGATCGACCGGCGCAACCAGCCGGGAATAGCTTTGGCGCCGCAGGGCGGGATCGTGACGATCACCGCGCGCGTCGACCGCCATCAGGTGCCGCCGCGCGGCAAAAGCAATATTCCATATCGCGTCTTCCTGCATGACGAGACGGGCGAGTTGACGCTGGTATTCTTCCGTGGGCAGGCGGCATGGCTTGAGAAGCAGTTGCCTCTCGACGCGGAGGTGACGGTCAGCGGCAAGGTCGACTGGTTCAACGGCCGCGCCTCGATGGTGCATCCCGACTATATCGTCAAAGCGGAGGAGGCGGAGAGCCTGCCCCTCGTCGAGCCGATCTATCCGCTGACGGCGGGGCTTTCGCCAAAGACATTACGCAAGATCATCGATGCCGCTCTGCCGCGCTTTCCAGAGCTGCCGGAATGGATCGACCTGACGCTGACGCAGCGGCAGGGGCTGCCGTCGATCCGTGACAGCTTTCATATGTTGCACGAACCGCGCGATCCCTCGGATGTCGATCCGCAGGCCCCTGCCCGACGGCGGCTGGCCTACGATGAATTTCTAGCCGGCCAACTGTCGCTGAGCCTGGTGCGCCAGAGGCTGCGCAAACTGGCCGGCCAGCCGGTGCATGCGACCGGTGCGGTCAGCAGCAAGATCATGAAGGCGTTGCCCTTCTCGCTCACGTCAAGCCAGAACGATGCGATCGCCGAGATTCTGAAGGACATGGCCGGTCACGAGCGCATGCTGCGGCTGCTGCAGGGCGATGTCGGTGCCGGCAAGACGCTGGTGGCGTTGATGTCGATGGCGGCGGTGATCGAGAGCGGCGGCCAGGCGGTGCTCATGGCCCCGACCGAAATCCTGGCGCGCCAGCATCACGCGACAATCGCGAAATTCGCTGCCTGCGCGGGACTCGGCATCGAGGTGCTGACCGGGCGCACCAAGGGACGCGAACGGGAAGAGATCCTGGAGCGCATCGCCTCGGGTGCTGCGCAGATCGTCATCGGAACGCATGCGCTCTTCCAGGACAGCGTCAATTACGCCAAGCTGATGCTGGCCGTCGTCGACGAACAGCATCGTTTCGGCGTGCATCAGCGACTCAGGCTGACGGCCAAGGGCATCTCGCCGCACATGCTTGTCATGACGGCGACGCCGATCCCGCGCACTCTGGTTCTCGCCGCCTTCGGCGACATGGACGTCTCCAAGCTCACCGAAAAGCCCGCTGGCCGCAAGCCGATCCAGACGATCACCGTGCCGATGGAGCGGACCGGCGAAATCGTTGGGCGGCTGCAGAGCGCGCTAGCCGAGGGCAAGAAGGCATACTGGATCTGCCCGCTGGTCGAAGAATCCGACGAACTCGAGCTGATGTCGGCCGAGGAGCGGCACGCGACGCTCGTCTCCTCGCTCGGGCCCGATATCGGTCTCATTCATGGCCGCATGAGCGGCGCGGAGAAGGATGCGGCGATGATGGCGTTCAAGAATGGCGAGACCCGTCTTCTCGTCGCCACAACAGTCGTCGAAGTCGGCGTCGACGTGCCGGATGCGACGATCATGGTAATCGAACATGCCGAGCGTTTCGGCCTGGCGCAACTACATCAGCTGCGCGGCCGCGTCGGGCGTGGCGACCAGGCCTCGACCTGCATCCTGCTCTATAAGGGACCGCTCGGCGAGACCGGCCACGCCAGGCTTTCGATCATGCGAGAAACCGAAGATGGTTTCCGCATCGCCGAAGAAGACCTTAAGCTGCGTGGCGAAGGCGAATTGCTTGGCACCCGTCAATCCGGCACGCCGGGCTTCCGCATTGCCAGCCTCGAAGCGCATGCCGACCTGCTCGAAATCGCCCGCAAGGATGCGGCCTATCTCATCGAGCGCGATCCGGAACTGACCAGCGAACGAGGACAGGCGATCCGCACGCTGCTCTATCTTTTCCGCCGCGACGAGGCGATCCGCTTCCTGAGGGCAGGTTAG
- a CDS encoding FAD assembly factor SdhE — protein sequence MTGVTLTSAGLDPRRRRILFRCWHRGIREMDLVFGQFAEAEIATLSDAELDEFETIMAEEDNDLVRWIMGTWPVPEHLQTPMFARLAAYTPDFDKPLRTPE from the coding sequence ATGACAGGTGTCACGCTCACGAGTGCCGGTCTCGACCCGCGCCGCCGCCGCATCCTTTTCCGCTGCTGGCATCGCGGCATCCGGGAAATGGATCTGGTCTTCGGCCAGTTCGCCGAAGCCGAGATCGCGACGCTTTCGGACGCAGAGCTCGACGAGTTCGAGACGATCATGGCCGAAGAGGATAACGACCTGGTCCGCTGGATCATGGGAACCTGGCCGGTGCCTGAGCATCTCCAGACACCGATGTTTGCCCGCCTTGCCGCCTACACGCCGGATTTCGACAAGCCCCTCAGGACACCGGAATGA